The following nucleotide sequence is from Kineobactrum salinum.
GAGCTGCACCTGCTGACCGTATTTCTGTTCGGGGCGGTAACAATGCCGCTGTATGCCATTTCCTTGGCCACCGCGGCAGACAATTCCTCGGCCGAGGAATTCGTCGAAATCGGCACCTCGGTATTGATGCTCAACGCGCTGGGCGCGGCCAGCGCGCCCGTCATGCTGGGCCAGTTGATGAGTCTGTTTGACGCCACTGCACTGTTCTGGGCCTTTGCCGCACTGGGGGCGCTGTTCGCTGTCTACCTGGCGGTTCAAACCCGGGACAGCAATCAGATAGTGGCGATAGAAGACCATGTGCCGTTCTCGGCTGCGGCCTCCGAAGCAGCCCCGACCGGCTTTGGGCTCGATCCGCGCGGACCGGAGGACGCCGTGGGCGACCTGCAGCCGGCCGGTGCGATGGATATCAACGAACCCGCTGCGGAACCTTCACCGGAGTCAGAAGCCGAGCCGCCTGGCCCCGAGCCTCATTAACGGGGAGCGCGACTGCCGGACACATTGCCGCGGCCACCGTTGCCGCCACGGCGGCGGCGGGCCGGTTGCTGGCCGCGTGGCGCTCCAGCGCCGCCGCGTCTGGCCGGAGGCCGGGTCTGCTGGGCCGGACGCCCCTGGGGCACGGCGTGCTCGGGCTCGAAACCATCTATTTCCTCGCGAGGCAGACTTTTGCGGATCAGTTTTTCGATCCCGTACAGGTAATCCGCCTCATCGGCGCTGACCAGGGAATACGCTATGCCGGCGGCGCCGGCACGCCCGGTACGGCCAATGCGGTGTACATAGTCTTCCGCCACGTTCGGCAGATCGAAATTCACCACCTGAGGCAATTGTTCGATGTCCAGGCCGCGCGCGGCAATATCCGTGGCCACCAGCGCCTGTATCTTGCCCGACTTGAAGTCGCCCAGCGCCTTGGTGCGGGCGTTCTGGCTCTTGTTGCCATGGATCGCCACGGCGCGAATGCCGTCCTTTTCCAGCAACTGGCTGAGTTTGTTGGCACCGTGCTTGGTACGGGTGAATACCAGCACCTGGTTCCAGGCATTGTCGCGGACCAGATGACTGAGCAGCTCGGGCTTGCGTTTCTTGTCAACAGGGTAAACCCACTGAGTCACGGTGTCGGCGGTAGCGTTGGGTGTACTGACTTCCACCTTCACCGGATTTTGCATATAGCCCTGGGCCAGTTGCGTGATTTCAGCGGAAAACGTTGCCGAGAACATCAGCGTCTGGCGCTTCACCGGCAGCAGTTTCACAATGCGGCGGATATCGTGGATGAAGCCCATGTCCAGCATGCGATCGGCTTCGTCGAAGACCAGTACCTCCACGTCGCTGAAATCGATGAAGCCCTGACCATGTAGATCCAGCAGGCGCCCGGGCGTTGCCACCAACACATCGATGCCGCGGCGCATCAGGGCGATCTGGGGATTGATTTTCACCCCGCCAAATACAACGGCGGAAGTCAGGCCATCGTACTTGCCATAGTCGCGTACACTGCCCTGGACCTGGGCAGCCAGCTCCCGGGTCGGCGTCAGCACCAGCGCGCGACAGCGATTGGGACGCACGGCCCTGCCGTCGGTCAGACGGTGCAGCAGCGGCAAAGTGAAAGCGGCAGTCTTGCCAGTACCGGTCTGGGCCGCAGCCATCACATCACGCCCCTCCAGAATCAGCGGAATGGCCTTGGCCTGGATGGGTGAGGGAGTGGTGTAGCCCTGGTCGGCAATAGCGCGCAACAGGCTGGCAGACAGCCCAAGGTTGTCGAAGCTCATAGTCAGCGATCTCGTGGAATAAAGAATTGATGCTGACGAGGACGAGCACCGCCAGCAGGTGCGAAGCGGCGCATAGTACGCGAATGCCGCCACATTGCAAGCGGAGTGCGCCGGGACCGGTTCAGGCCTCCGGCGGAAAAGCGGTCTCGGGCACCCGGAACAGCTCCCTGGCCCGGGCGATGCGGCCGGCATGATCAGCCGCGGTGGCGGCGATCTCTGCGGCCTGCGTCATACGATGGATCAAACCCTCCTGATTGGCCACCTGAATCGCCAGACCGGGCCGGGCGTTCAGTTCCAGCAACATGGGGCCCCGGTGCCGGTCCAGCACGATATCGGCTCCCAGGTAGCCCAGGCCCGTCATGTCCGCACAACCGGCCGCCAGATCGAGAATGGCGTCCCAGTCCGGCAGCCGCAGCGACGCAAAGCTGGCGCCGGTATCAGGATGATGCGTGACCAGATGGCCATGCTGGACAGCGGCGATGCTGCGGCCGGTGGCGATATCCAGCCCCACGCCCACGGCCCCCTGGTGCAGGTTGGCCTTGCCGTCGGAGGCATGGGTGGCGCAGCGCATCATCGCCATTACCGGCACCCCGCGATAGACGATCACCCGAATATCCGGCACGCCTTCATAGCTGTAAGTGGCCAGTGCCGGATTAAAGTCGATCAGTGCCTCTATCATTGCACAATCGTTGCGCCCGCCCAGGCTGTGCAAGCCCGCCAGGATATTGGAGGTATGCCGGCGCAGCGCACCGGCATCGACTACCGCGCCGCTGGCCTTGATGAAGTTGTCGCCGTCGCGGTCGACGATCACCAGAATGCCCTTGCCGCCACTGCCCTGTACCGGCTTGATGACGAACGCGGTTTTATCGAGCAGGCCTTCCACCATGCGGTCGATCTGGAACTGGTGATCGATGACGCCGTACAGCTCGGGCACCACGATGCCGCGTTCCAGCGCGGCCTTCTTGGTCTGCAGCTTGTTGTCCACCAGCTGGTAGTTGCGGCGCGGATTGTTTTCCCCGATGAAGGTGATGTTGCGCCGGTTCATGCCGAGGATGCCCAGCCGGCGCAGCGCGGCGGGAGAAACCAGGCGAATCATTTCAATTTCGCCATATCGCGGAAGCGGTACAGCTCTGACAGGCGGTAGCCCGTGTATTTGCCCAGCAGCAGGATCACCCCCAGCAAGCTGATCAGCAACTCGGGGAAGTTGAAGGTCAGATGCGCCACGACCCGGGTGGACATCACCATATAGGCCAAGACCGCCACCAGCAGGCTGCCACCGCCCTGCACCAGGACCTCGTGGCCGCCCTCCTCTTCCCACAGTATCGACATCCGCTCTATGGTCCAGGCCAGAATGACAGTGGGAAAGAAGGTGACTGTCAGGGCCTGGTCCAGCCCCAGCTTGTAACTGGCCAGCGCGAGGATAGCCATCAGCAGAATCACCACGATCACCACTGCCGATACCCTGGCCACAAGCAACAGATTGAGGTGACTCAACCAGGAGCGAATCCACAGCCCCGCGCTGACCAGACTGAGAAAGATTGCCACCCCGACCCACAGCGTAGTTTGCAGGAATGCCAGCGCGATCAGAATGGGCATGAAAGTGCCCGAGGTACTGATGCCTACCACTATCCGCATCAAGACGACCACGAAGGCCGCCACCGGCAGCAACAGGATGCCCTTGAAAATCCCCTGTTGCTCGACCGGCAGTGCATAGATGGAAAAGTCCAGCAGCGCGAAGTCATCCCGGCGCTGCTCCATGCTGACCACGGTCTTGGCCGACAGGTTGTTGCTGATCAGCGCAAACTCCAGGCTGGAGTCACGTCCGCCCACTACTCGAAGCACGGCACCGGGGCCGCGCTGCCAGACAAAGAAATCATCCGGCAGGCCCGCCGCTGCGGTCACCGGGTCAAACAGTTGCCAGCTGGAGCCGTCGTGAATTTCCAGCAGTGAGCTCAGCACCTGCCTGCGCCGGCCATCCTGCAGGCGGATACCGCGTACGGTGTGGGCGGGGATGCCGGCAAAGGCGAGCACATCCAGCATTACCCCCAGCTTCGCGGTCCGGTAAGTGCCCAGCAGGAACTCCGCATCCTGGGTTGGTTGCGATCGGGACAGCTCCTGTATCAGCAGGGTCACGAAGGTGGCCGGCCCGGTGGAGCGCTCGCGCAGATCGGCCACCAGCCGCTCCATTGCTGCCCGCTGATCCGCTTCCAGCAGCGGGGAATCCGGCTCGCTGATCGGAAAACCCGGCAGGGTGTCGAGGCGGGCCCGGTAGGCCTGCATCTTGTAATATAGCGTGGTGGGAGTTTCCAGCGTCTGCCGGGTCCAGCGCGCCAGCTTGCCCTCTGTCTCATCCACTACGGTAAAACCAAACCCCGAAGACGCAAAATGCTCTTCCAGCAACACCCAGCCACCCAGCGGCCGGGGCAGCTGCAGTTCCACCTCCACCGGGCCGTCGCTGGGCTTGAAGTTGACCTTGGATTCAATAGTCCAGACTTCCCGCGACTCACCGGGCCAGAGCGGCAAATCCAGTCTTATCACCTTGTAGGCGGTGAGGCCGAGGCCAAACAGGATCAGAATACCCGCGACGATACCAATCTGCGTGCGCGATGCGATCATGGGCGGAACCGGTCAGCGATCAAGGGTGTGTTTACGACTGACATCGACGATGGCGACATCGGTGAGCAGGTTGCGCCCCACCCGTAGCGGGTACGCCATATCGGTCCGATCGGACAGACCCACTTCCACCCGGGCCCGGTAATCGCCCAGCGTCAGCCACATCAGCACAACATAGTTTTTGCCCTCACCGTTGCGGGCCGCCGCGCGGCGCCGCAGCCGGGTTTCCATCTCCTGTTCTTCCCCGGTTTCCGGATCCACCAGGGTGTACAGTACAAAGCGCTTGCCGTCTTTCTCCACCGTGCGGATGTTGCCCGCCCTGATGGTCGTCAAATCGGTCGCCGTGTCTATCATTGCCTCCAGGCGCAGGCCCGGCGGCTCGATCACGACGTACTCCACAGTGCCGATCACCGGCAGGTCCAGCTCGCCAGCGGTCGCCGTACGCGGGCCTTCCGGCCCCGGCTGGGATGGCGCCGTTTGCAGCACAATACGCTCTATGACTTCGGGTTCCGGACACTGCGGCACTTCGCAGACTGGACAGGGAACAGGCTCCCTGATTACGGGACAATTGGAGCTGTCAACCACCATCGGCGCGCTCTGACAAGCGCTCAGCAGCACGCCAAAAAACACTGCCCCAAACGCCCTTACCCCAGCTGACATGAGCTTCCCTGTATTGAAATGTAGTAGGTATTGCTTATACGAGCGCCGAGTATACTGCAGCACGGCGCAACAAATCACGTCCAGCAGCGATCCGACACCGCCCATGCGCCAGCTCAGCTCACTCGCGGCAGCGCGCGAGCAACCAACTCATCGACCGCCAGACCCCGCGGCAAGGTGCCATAGTGACGCGCGCCCTGCTGACCGAGTCGCGCAGCAATAAATGCCTCTGCCACAGCCGTGTTGCCCGCTTGCAGCAGCAGGCCGGCCTGCATCGTCAACGCCAGCTGGTCTACCAGGGTCCTGGCGCGATACTCAAGTTGATCGGTGTCCTGTAGTTGCTCGCGCAGAGAGTGTATGGACTCATCAAGCAGCCGGTGACCGCCGCGGCTCTTGTCCAATTCCGCGAACCAGGTATCCAGTACCTGGGGGCTGCGCTCCACCGCGCGCAGCATGTCCAGCGCCTGGACATTGCCGGAGCCTTCCCAGATCGCATTGATCGGCGCATCCCGGTACAGCCTGGCGAGAATGAAGTCTTCGCTCACGCCGTTGCCACCAAGGCATTCCATTGCTTCGTAAGTGTGCGCCGGGGCGCGCTTGCAAATCCAGTACTTGCCAGTGGGCAGGCCCAGTCGCAACAGCAGGCGGTCGTGCTCATCGGGCTGGGCAGCCAGACTGCGGTCAAGTGCCTGCGCCATGCGCATGGTGAAAGCCAGCGAACCTTCCAGCTCCAGCTGCAGATCGGCCAGCACATTGCGCATCAGCGGCTGATCGATCAGGTATTTGCCAAAAGCGCTGCGCCCGGCGGCATGGTTCGCCGCCTGAGCCACCGCCTGCCGCTGGGCGGCACTGGAGCCCAGCATGCAATCGAAACGGGTCATCGCCACCATCTCGAGAATGGCGGCAACCCCGCGGCCCTCCTCGCCTACCAGCCAGCCCAGTGCGCCGCGCAGCTCGATTTCCGACGAGGCGTTGGCCACATTCCCCATCTTGTCCTTGAGGCGTTGCACCTGCAGCGGGTTCTTGCTGCCATCCGGTCGCCAGCGCGGCACCAGAAAGCAACTCAGGCCGGCGCTGGCCTGAGCCAGCACCAGAAACGCATCGCACATCGGCGCCGAGGTAAACCATTTGTGTCCCACCAGCTCGTACTCTTCGCCCGGGCCCGCCGCATTCACGGGCATCGCACTGGTGGTGTTGCTCCTTACATCAGAGCCGCCCTGCTTCTCCGTCATGCCCATCCCGATCGTCAGCGCCTGCTTGTCGGTGTGGGGACGGTTGGCCGGATCATAGGCCCGGTTGAGTACCTTCGGAATCCACGCCTGCGCCAGGGCCGGCGTCAGCCGCAGGGTCGGGATCGAGGCAAAGGTCATCGTCAGGGGACAGCCGTGGCCGGATTCAACCTGGCTCTGCAGGTAATATTTCGCGGCTCGCGCAACATGGGCTCCGGGCCCCGGGTCGGTCCAGGGACTGCTGTGCAACCCGGCCTCCAGGCCCAGGCCCAGCAGGGCGTGATAGGACTCGTGGTAGCGGACCAGGTCTACCCGGTAGCCCTGGCGGTCATGAGAGAAGAAACGGGGCTTGTACTCGTTGGCCAGAAAGCCCCAGTCATAGGTCCGGCTCTCACCGCAGCGGGCACCGTGGGCGCTGATTTCCGCTTCCGCCCAGATGCCTCCGTGGCGCTTTACAGCCTCCTGCAGGGCGGCGTCGGTAGTGTAGAGATTGTAGTCCAGCAACGGATCCGGCTGGTTGCTGACTTCGTGGGTGGCGGCCAGGCAGTTCGCGGCGGTCAATTCAGGCTGGGTAGTCATGACAGCTCCTGCGTTGAAACATGGGGACAATGACTCCGGCAATGGTATCATCCCGCCCACAGAGTGCCAGCGTACCGTTTACCCAGGCGGCGCTGCGCTTGCCGGCACTGAACCTCTGGTGCCGAAAAGTGTCTTCCGAGCAGCCAACCGAAAAGGATCAGACCCATGCTCAACTGGCAGGACATCGAACGCTTCGTTAGCGGCGGCACCCCCGCCCCGGACCGGCGCGTGGAACGCAGCGAGACGGAGTGGGCCGCACTGCTGTCGCCGGAACAGTATCGCGTCACCCGTCAGGCCGGCACCGAACACGCCTTCAGCAGCGATATGTGCTCGCGTTTCGAGCCCGGCTCCTATTGCTGTGTATGTTGTGGCACCCTGCTGTTCGACGGCGACGAGAAATTCGAATCCGGCACTGGCTGGCCCTCATTCACCCAGCCAGTACGCGACAACGCGATTGCCTATCGCCTGGACAGCTCCCTCGGCGGGAACCGCATCGAGACGATCTGCAACACCTGTGATGCCCATCTGGGCCACGTATTTCCCGATGGCCCCGCCCCCAGCGGACTGCGCTACTGCATGAATGCGGTGGCGCTGCGCAAGGTGGTGGAGACCGACTCCGCAGCGGGGGAAGCCGAATGAGAACCGCGTTCGCTACCATTGCCCTGGCCGTCCTGCTGGGCGCCTGCGCCAACCCGGTGCGCGACGCCGAGCAGGCAGTGGCAGCCAATCTCCGCTACGTGGAATCACTGGACTTTCGCAACCTGGAGGAATACCCGGGTTCCGTAGTCTGCGGCCAGTACCGCGCCATCCAGCGATTTGGCGAGACCAGTCACTGGCGGATATTTGTCTACCGCGCAGGCGAGGTCCAGGTCGCTCCCAATGCTGCGGATCGGGCGATTTTTTGCAGTGAAGACCCGGCCCTGCATCTCTATCAGCAGTTTTCCATCCAGGTGGACGGGAATTCAAGCGAAGCACTCGCCCAGGTCGCGGCCGACCTGCGTCTGATGTCGGGCTTGCTGGAGCAGTACTACCAGGACCACGCGGCCTATCCGACCAACGAGCGCGGCCTGCAGGCGCTGGCCGCGCCAGCCAGCGAGCAACCCAACCCGCGCAAGGCCCCTGCCAACGGCTACCTGCCGGCTGTGCCGACGGACCCCTGGGGACGCCCCTACCAATACGAGGCGGCACCGTTTGCCGGCAGCAAGCAACCGCCCTCGCTGCTGACTCAGGGGGCAGATGGCAAACCTGGCGGCAAGGGGCTGGATGCGGATATCACCCTTGAACACCTGTCCTATATTGAACATGCCCTGACACTGTGAACCAACACTTGACGACCGAGCTGCCATTTACGGAAACCGTACGGGTACGCTATCGCGACACGGACGCCCAAGGACACCTGTATTTTGCCAATTACCTGGTGCTGGCGGACGAAACGGCCGGCGCCTACATGGAGACCCTGGGCTACAGCAGCATGAATCCATCGCTGGCTCCCTGCTTTGTTTTCACGGTCAATGTCAACTGCGACTATCTGGGCGAGTGCACGGCCTTTGACCGGATAAAGGTCGCGGTGGGCTATACCCGCCTGGGACGCAGCAGTGCCGAGATGACCTTTGAACTGCGGCGGGAGGCGGACGCGGCAATCCTCGCCCGCGGCAGCCTCACCCAGGTGTTCGTGGACAAGGTGACGCGCAAATCCATCCGTATCCCGGCAGCCTACCGCGAGGCCATCATCCAACACCAACCGGAACTGGCAGCCGCCGGGAGCTGACCGAGTCCGTCCGGTCGGCATCAAGAGTTCCGGTCTGTCCTGGACGGAGCAAGAGTCCCGGTCTGCCTCGCCAGGGGGACTTCTAGCGACACGCCGTAAATCCATCCATGGAGGCTCGGTTGCAGCATCCATGCTGCAAACGGTCTCTAGAAGTCCCCCTGCCGAGGCAGACCTACCTTCACAGTTTTTAATTGAGTTGGGCAGTATTGCTGTCCCTGAGTCGGCTACAGAAGTAGAGATATCGACCGGGGTGTGGTGTTCAAGACCGTATGCGACATGGATGTCGCATACGAGCCCCCAGGGAGGGGTTCACGGCGTGTCTTGAACACCACACCCCGGTTGATGTCTCGGCAACCGAAGTGCCGCCCTGCCGCCCGACGATCCGGTATCATAGCCAAATATTCCACTAAAAATGGGACAGCAATGATCGGCATGCGACGTCTACGCTCCCTACCCTCTCTGCCTACCACAACAACGCCATGGCCAGCATCAGCATCAGCATCAGCATCAGCCGGCGTGTCGCTGACCCCGCGATTGCGTCGAACCTAATAGTCGACTAAAATACTCAGGTATAGCAATCGGCAGCGACGCGTTGCGATTGTGGCACAGCGGCAGTGTTGGAAAACCACCACGGGCCGCAGACAGGGCGCGGCGCACATGAGAAAATGGTGCTCACGCCAGACGGGTCCCGGGTGAACCGGCTCCCTGCCCGCAATGATGACAGGTCATGAATTATGTCTCAGGAACAGATTGACAACCTTATCCGCAAGGAATACGCGGCCGGTTTCAGCTCCGATATCGAGTCGGACACGCTGCCCCGGGGCTGAATGAAGATGTGATCCGCTTCATATCCGCCCGCAACGAAGAGCCTGAGTGGTTGCTGGAGTGGCGCCTGGAGGCCTATCGCGGCTGGCAGGAAATGACTGAGCCCGATTGGGCTCACGTGGATTATCCGCCGGTGGGCTTCAATGATATCTCCTACTATTCCTCGCCCAAGACCATGAAGGACCGCCCCAAGAGCCTGGACGAGGTGGATCCGGAGTTGATTGCCACCTACAACAAGCTCGGTATTCCACTGCACGAACAGGCCACCCTGGCCGGCGTCGCAGTCGATGCGGTATTCGACTCGGTTTCGGTAACCACAACCTTCCGCAAGAAGCTGGCAGAGTCGGGCGTGATTTTCTGTTCCATTTCCGAGGCAGTGCGCGAGTACCCGGAGCTGGTTCGCAAATATCTGGGCAGCGTGGTGCCGCGCAGGGACAATTTTTACGCCGCCCTGAACAGTGCAGTCTACAGCGACGGCTCGTTCGTCTATATCCCCAAGGGCATACGCTGCCCCATGGAACTGTCCACCTATTTTCGTATCAACGATCCCAAGACCGGCCAGTTTGAACGCACACTGATCATCGCCGACGAGGACAGCCACGTCAGTTATCTGGAGGGCTGCACCGCGCCGATGCGGGACGAGAATCAGCTGCATGCCGCGGTGGTGGAACTGGTGGCACTGGACGGCGCCCAGATCAAGTATTCGACGGTACAGAACTGGTACCCCGGCGATGCCAACGGCAAGGGCGGCATCTACAATTTCGTGACCAAGCGCGGCGTGGCCCACCGCAATGCCAAGATTTCCTGGACCCAGGTGGAAACCGGCTCGGCCATCACCTGGAAGTATCCCAGCTGCATCCTGCGCGGCGACAACAGCGTGGGCGAGTTCTACTCGGTGGCACTGACCAACAACGCGCAACAGGCAGACACCGGCACCAAGATGATACATCTGGGCAAGAACACCCGCTCCACCATCATCTCCAAGGGGATTTCGGCGGGACGCAGCTCCAACGCCTACCGTGGCCTGGTCCGGATGAGCCCCCGTGCCGAGGGAGCCCGCAACTATACCCAGTGCGACTCGCTGCTGATCGGCGATCGCAGTGCGGCACACACCTTCCCCTACATCGAGAGCCGCAACCCCAGCGCGGTGATCGAACACGAAGCCACCACCTCCAAGGTCAGCGACGACCAGTTGTATCTGTGTCAGCAACGCGGCCTGGATGCCGAAAAGGCGGTGTCCATGATCGTCAACGGTTTCTGCAAGGAGGTGTTCCGCGAATTGCCGATGGAATTTGCAATGGAAGCCGGCAAATTGCTGGAAGTCAGCCTGGAAGGATCAGTGGGCTGAACATACGGGATAACTGAGCAACACCGCTACGGAGCAACGCAACAATGCTGAAGATTGACAACCTGCACGCCAGGGTCGAAAAGGAAGATATTCTCAAGGGACTGGACCTGAACGTGAAGCCCGGTGAAATCCACGCCATCATGGGACCCAACGGCTCCGGCAAGAGCACCCTGGGGCACGTGCTCGCGGGGCGTCCGGGCTATACCGTGACCGCGGGTTCCGTGCAGTTCCTGGGGCAGGATCTGCTGGCGCTTGAGACCGAGGAGCGCGCTCACCTGGGCATTTTCCTCGCATTCCAGTACCCGGTGGAAATTCCCGGGGTCAGCAACATGGAATTCCTCAAGGCCTCGGTGGATGCGGTGCGCGAATACCGCGGCGAGCCCGCGCTGGACAGCATCAGCTTCATGAAGCGCGCCCGCGAGATCTGCAAGACCGTGGATCTGGATCAGGCTTTCCTGAAGCGTGGCGTCAACGAGGGTTTTTCCGGCGGCGAGAAGAAACGCAATGAGCTGATGCAGATGATGCTGCTGGAGCCCAAACTGGCGATCATGGACGAAACCGACAGCGGCCTGGATATCGACGCGCTGCAGGTCGTCTCCGCCGGCATCAATGCCATGCGCAGCCCTCAGCGCAGCTTTATTCTTGTGACCCACTACCAGCGTCTGCTGAACTTTATCGAGCCCGATTTCGTCCACGTGCTGTCCGGCGGTCGCATCGTACGCTCCGGCGACAAATCGCTGGCCCTGGAACTGGAAGAAAAAGGCTATGCCTGGCTGGAGGATGTGGCCTGATGTCCGATTTCATGCGCCAACCTCTGGCCGCCGACATCAATGCCGCCCCGGACTGGTTGCAGGATATCCGCAGCCGCGGTCGCACCGCCTGGCGGCACAGCACGATGCCGACACGCAAGACCGAGGCCTGGAAGTACACCAGCCTGCAGGCGCTGCAGCAACCGTTCGCGGTCACAACCGCCAGTACTGCGGCCACCGACGTGTCCGACATCGATTATCCCGTGCTGGGTGGGCCCACGCTGGTCTTTGCCGACGGCCACTTCCGCCAGGATCTGTCCACCACCACGCTGCCACCGGGGCTTACCCTGTTGCGTTTTGCCGATGCTTCGCCGGAACAGGCGGCGCGGATAGCCGCGCAGCTCGGTACCGCAATACTGCCCGGACGGCATGTTTTCGCGCCCTTGAACGACGCAACCCTGGCCGACGGGGTTTTTCTGGAGGTCGCGGCAAATACCAGAATCGAAGCGCCGCTGCATGTGGTCTGGCTGACCACCGGCCAGACCCAGCCGATCAGTGTAACCCAGCGCCTGCTGGTGTGCCTGGGTCCGAACAGCGAAGCCTCACTGACAGAGAGCTTCGCCAATATCGCGACGGGGGGCACGGCTTTTACCAATGGCATTACCGAGCTGCTGCTCGAACGTGGCTCGCACCTGAGCCACTATCGTCTGCACCTGGAACAGGGCGCGGCGGTCCATATTGGCGGTGTCCATGCACGGTTGGGACAGGATAGCGTGCTCAGCGGTTTCCATCTGGCTCTGGGCAGTGCCCTCAAGCGCATCGACCTGGTCGTGGATCACCAGGGGACCGGCGCCCACTGCGACCTGGATGGCATATACCTGCCCCGCGGCCAGGAAATCGTCGACTACCATACCTGCATGGAGCACAGCGTAGCCCACTGCAGCAGCCGGGAACGCTTCCGTGGCATTATCGCCGACGAGGCCACGGCGGTATTCAATGGGCGTATCCACATTCATCCCCAGGCTCAGAAAACACGGGCCGAGCTCAGCAACAACAATTTGCTGACCAGCAACAAGGCCGAAATCAACACCAAACCGGAACTGGAGATCTATGCGGACGACGTCCAGTGCGCCCACGGCGCCACGGTGGCGCAGCTGGACCCGCATACCCTGCATTACCTGCGCACCCGCGGCATACCGCGGGAAGAGGCAGAGGTGATGCTCAGTTACGGCTTCATCAATGAACTGGTGGAGAACCTGACACAAACCGTAGTGCGCGACTGGCTCAAGCCACTGCTGGCACGCCGCTTCGCGCCCAACCCACGACTCGTCAGGCACCTGCTATGAACAGCCCCGCCGCCGCGCAGCTGGCAGTGTTCGATGCCGCGCGCATCCGCAAGGATTTTCCCGCCCTGCATCAGGAGGTCAACGGCCATCCGCTGGTCTATCT
It contains:
- a CDS encoding inactive transglutaminase family protein, with the protein product MIASRTQIGIVAGILILFGLGLTAYKVIRLDLPLWPGESREVWTIESKVNFKPSDGPVEVELQLPRPLGGWVLLEEHFASSGFGFTVVDETEGKLARWTRQTLETPTTLYYKMQAYRARLDTLPGFPISEPDSPLLEADQRAAMERLVADLRERSTGPATFVTLLIQELSRSQPTQDAEFLLGTYRTAKLGVMLDVLAFAGIPAHTVRGIRLQDGRRRQVLSSLLEIHDGSSWQLFDPVTAAAGLPDDFFVWQRGPGAVLRVVGGRDSSLEFALISNNLSAKTVVSMEQRRDDFALLDFSIYALPVEQQGIFKGILLLPVAAFVVVLMRIVVGISTSGTFMPILIALAFLQTTLWVGVAIFLSLVSAGLWIRSWLSHLNLLLVARVSAVVIVVILLMAILALASYKLGLDQALTVTFFPTVILAWTIERMSILWEEEGGHEVLVQGGGSLLVAVLAYMVMSTRVVAHLTFNFPELLISLLGVILLLGKYTGYRLSELYRFRDMAKLK
- the msrB gene encoding peptide-methionine (R)-S-oxide reductase MsrB; this encodes MLNWQDIERFVSGGTPAPDRRVERSETEWAALLSPEQYRVTRQAGTEHAFSSDMCSRFEPGSYCCVCCGTLLFDGDEKFESGTGWPSFTQPVRDNAIAYRLDSSLGGNRIETICNTCDAHLGHVFPDGPAPSGLRYCMNAVALRKVVETDSAAGEAE
- a CDS encoding MFS transporter: MVGSFWALGAVFARRYGQSVTDVTWFMTAGIAGGALFQYPIGWLSDHVDRRHVLLALSLLAVVTSAAVALTVRTELHLLTVFLFGAVTMPLYAISLATAADNSSAEEFVEIGTSVLMLNALGAASAPVMLGQLMSLFDATALFWAFAALGALFAVYLAVQTRDSNQIVAIEDHVPFSAAASEAAPTGFGLDPRGPEDAVGDLQPAGAMDINEPAAEPSPESEAEPPGPEPH
- a CDS encoding putative ATP-dependent zinc protease; protein product: MVVDSSNCPVIREPVPCPVCEVPQCPEPEVIERIVLQTAPSQPGPEGPRTATAGELDLPVIGTVEYVVIEPPGLRLEAMIDTATDLTTIRAGNIRTVEKDGKRFVLYTLVDPETGEEQEMETRLRRRAAARNGEGKNYVVLMWLTLGDYRARVEVGLSDRTDMAYPLRVGRNLLTDVAIVDVSRKHTLDR
- a CDS encoding acyl-CoA dehydrogenase family protein; the encoded protein is MTTQPELTAANCLAATHEVSNQPDPLLDYNLYTTDAALQEAVKRHGGIWAEAEISAHGARCGESRTYDWGFLANEYKPRFFSHDRQGYRVDLVRYHESYHALLGLGLEAGLHSSPWTDPGPGAHVARAAKYYLQSQVESGHGCPLTMTFASIPTLRLTPALAQAWIPKVLNRAYDPANRPHTDKQALTIGMGMTEKQGGSDVRSNTTSAMPVNAAGPGEEYELVGHKWFTSAPMCDAFLVLAQASAGLSCFLVPRWRPDGSKNPLQVQRLKDKMGNVANASSEIELRGALGWLVGEEGRGVAAILEMVAMTRFDCMLGSSAAQRQAVAQAANHAAGRSAFGKYLIDQPLMRNVLADLQLELEGSLAFTMRMAQALDRSLAAQPDEHDRLLLRLGLPTGKYWICKRAPAHTYEAMECLGGNGVSEDFILARLYRDAPINAIWEGSGNVQALDMLRAVERSPQVLDTWFAELDKSRGGHRLLDESIHSLREQLQDTDQLEYRARTLVDQLALTMQAGLLLQAGNTAVAEAFIAARLGQQGARHYGTLPRGLAVDELVARALPRVS
- a CDS encoding alpha-L-glutamate ligase-like protein, which codes for MIRLVSPAALRRLGILGMNRRNITFIGENNPRRNYQLVDNKLQTKKAALERGIVVPELYGVIDHQFQIDRMVEGLLDKTAFVIKPVQGSGGKGILVIVDRDGDNFIKASGAVVDAGALRRHTSNILAGLHSLGGRNDCAMIEALIDFNPALATYSYEGVPDIRVIVYRGVPVMAMMRCATHASDGKANLHQGAVGVGLDIATGRSIAAVQHGHLVTHHPDTGASFASLRLPDWDAILDLAAGCADMTGLGYLGADIVLDRHRGPMLLELNARPGLAIQVANQEGLIHRMTQAAEIAATAADHAGRIARARELFRVPETAFPPEA
- a CDS encoding DEAD/DEAH box helicase, whose product is MSFDNLGLSASLLRAIADQGYTTPSPIQAKAIPLILEGRDVMAAAQTGTGKTAAFTLPLLHRLTDGRAVRPNRCRALVLTPTRELAAQVQGSVRDYGKYDGLTSAVVFGGVKINPQIALMRRGIDVLVATPGRLLDLHGQGFIDFSDVEVLVFDEADRMLDMGFIHDIRRIVKLLPVKRQTLMFSATFSAEITQLAQGYMQNPVKVEVSTPNATADTVTQWVYPVDKKRKPELLSHLVRDNAWNQVLVFTRTKHGANKLSQLLEKDGIRAVAIHGNKSQNARTKALGDFKSGKIQALVATDIAARGLDIEQLPQVVNFDLPNVAEDYVHRIGRTGRAGAAGIAYSLVSADEADYLYGIEKLIRKSLPREEIDGFEPEHAVPQGRPAQQTRPPARRGGAGAPRGQQPARRRRGGNGGRGNVSGSRAPR
- a CDS encoding type II secretion system protein GspG translates to MRTAFATIALAVLLGACANPVRDAEQAVAANLRYVESLDFRNLEEYPGSVVCGQYRAIQRFGETSHWRIFVYRAGEVQVAPNAADRAIFCSEDPALHLYQQFSIQVDGNSSEALAQVAADLRLMSGLLEQYYQDHAAYPTNERGLQALAAPASEQPNPRKAPANGYLPAVPTDPWGRPYQYEAAPFAGSKQPPSLLTQGADGKPGGKGLDADITLEHLSYIEHALTL